A window of the Emys orbicularis isolate rEmyOrb1 chromosome 1, rEmyOrb1.hap1, whole genome shotgun sequence genome harbors these coding sequences:
- the CREBL2 gene encoding cAMP-responsive element-binding protein-like 2 — protein MDDSKVLGGKVKKPGKRGRKPAKIDLKAKLERSRQSARECRARKKLRYQYLEELVSSRERAICALREELEMYKQWCMAMDQGKIPSEIKALLTGEEQSKAQQNSTKLAKAGKTETHSNNPW, from the exons GTGCTCGGAGGCAAAGTAAAGAAACCAGGCAAACGAGGTCGTAAACCAGCCAAAATAGATTTGAAGGCAAAACTTGAGAGAAGTCGTCAGAGTGCGAGAGAATGCAGAGCGAGAAAGAAGCTGAGATACCAGTATCTGGAagagctggtatcaagcagagagAGAGCAATCTGTGCACTTAGAGAAGAGCTGGAAATG TACAAGCAGTGGTGCATGGCAATGGACCAAGGGAAAATCCCCTCTGAAATAAAAGCCTTGCTAACTGGGGAGGAGCAAAGCAAAGCACAGCAGAACTCAACCAAACTTGCCAAGGCTGGGAAGACAGAAACACACAGTAACAATCCCT ggTGA